In Ferroplasma sp., a single window of DNA contains:
- a CDS encoding pyridoxamine 5'-phosphate oxidase family protein — MGPFINIHRHPERSVKDMETAYSIVDQSLLAYVAFTHEGTVFNIPMAFVRIENYLYFHSSKQGRFYNVLKSGCNVCAEITIIDGIVLAKSAFNTSMRYRSVAVFNSMEEVSVHSEKLRISEALAEKMVPGRWKDCRHPSPEEISATGFLKLSMDVISVKVNTSGPNEKVGDKDLPYWSGIIKLHTVMDAEPVSSGTELPDYIVNHIKSNQ, encoded by the coding sequence ATGGGTCCATTCATTAATATACACAGACATCCAGAAAGATCGGTTAAAGACATGGAAACAGCTTATTCGATAGTTGACCAATCCCTGTTAGCTTATGTAGCATTTACCCATGAGGGTACAGTGTTCAATATACCTATGGCATTTGTGAGAATTGAAAACTATTTATACTTTCACTCATCAAAGCAGGGAAGATTTTATAATGTTCTGAAATCAGGATGCAATGTGTGTGCAGAGATAACTATTATAGATGGAATAGTTCTTGCAAAGAGCGCTTTTAACACGTCCATGCGCTATAGATCTGTTGCTGTATTCAACTCGATGGAGGAAGTCAGCGTTCACAGTGAAAAATTGAGAATTTCAGAAGCGCTTGCTGAGAAAATGGTTCCGGGGAGATGGAAAGATTGCCGGCATCCTTCACCGGAGGAGATCAGTGCCACGGGATTTCTCAAACTCTCAATGGATGTAATATCAGTAAAAGTAAACACCAGTGGACCGAATGAGAAGGTTGGAGATAAAGATTTACCGTACTGGTCCGGTATAATAAAACTTCATACTGTAATGGATGCAGAGCCTGTGAGTTCCGGTACAGAGCTTCCAGATTATATTGTGAATCATATTAAAAGCAATCAATAA
- the hisD gene encoding histidinol dehydrogenase yields the protein MIEELKSEIEEEYQAGDIVKTVNNIIENVKSGGDIAVKQFEKKFDNVDISEFRMDDITIEQILSKVPGNIKEIIDTNIKRIEDFAKFQFSMYKNMEFVTDNGKTILGQKIVPIENVGVYIPGGRYPLLSTPPMTIIPARVAGCKRIIACTPPGENRPNPATLYGIIKSGATEVYTIGGAQAIAAMAYGTESIKPVNKIAGPGNAYVNEAKKEVFGKVGIDLLAGPSEILVLADETAKEEEVMADLLSQAEHDPSARCCLVTTSTELAHSIYKKMDSYINKLSTKEILKKSWLNHGVIALCNTLKEAVEYTNNYAAEHLELHLNATNTEFAFANLTNYGSVFLDHGVPAVFSDKLLGPNHTLPTLGAAKYSGGLSVGNFLKILTYSKVTDNNIRDMLAHRVKIQSDYEGFGAKARAAELRFKENYSRGDIDGR from the coding sequence ATGATAGAGGAACTAAAATCTGAAATCGAGGAGGAGTATCAGGCTGGAGATATAGTTAAAACAGTTAATAATATAATTGAGAATGTAAAATCAGGCGGTGATATTGCCGTAAAACAGTTTGAAAAGAAATTTGATAATGTTGATATTTCCGAATTCAGAATGGATGATATTACAATAGAACAAATACTATCAAAAGTTCCGGGCAATATTAAGGAAATTATAGATACAAACATTAAGAGAATCGAGGATTTTGCTAAATTTCAGTTTTCAATGTATAAAAATATGGAATTTGTAACAGATAATGGTAAAACTATTCTCGGTCAAAAGATAGTACCCATAGAAAACGTTGGAGTTTATATCCCTGGTGGTAGATATCCTCTCCTTTCAACCCCTCCCATGACAATAATTCCAGCTAGGGTTGCCGGTTGCAAGCGGATAATTGCCTGTACACCGCCAGGTGAAAACAGGCCAAATCCCGCGACTCTTTATGGTATAATAAAATCAGGGGCAACTGAGGTTTATACTATTGGTGGTGCCCAGGCAATAGCTGCCATGGCTTATGGAACTGAATCAATTAAACCGGTTAACAAGATTGCGGGTCCGGGGAATGCATATGTCAACGAGGCAAAGAAAGAAGTTTTCGGGAAAGTAGGGATAGATCTTTTGGCTGGCCCCAGTGAAATACTGGTACTGGCAGATGAAACCGCTAAGGAGGAAGAAGTTATGGCAGATCTATTGTCTCAGGCTGAACATGACCCTTCAGCCCGTTGCTGCCTGGTCACCACTTCAACAGAGCTGGCCCACAGTATTTACAAAAAAATGGATTCATACATAAATAAACTATCAACAAAAGAAATTTTGAAAAAATCATGGCTGAATCACGGGGTAATTGCCCTATGCAACACATTGAAAGAGGCTGTGGAATATACAAACAATTATGCCGCTGAACACCTGGAATTACATTTAAATGCAACAAACACAGAATTTGCGTTTGCGAATCTGACTAATTATGGGTCGGTATTTTTAGATCATGGTGTACCCGCAGTGTTCAGTGATAAGCTTTTGGGACCTAACCACACACTTCCCACATTGGGAGCAGCAAAATATTCAGGGGGGCTTAGCGTTGGAAACTTCTTGAAAATTTTAACATATTCAAAGGTTACAGACAACAATATAAGGGACATGTTGGCTCATAGGGTAAAGATCCAGAGCGACTATGAAGGGTTCGGTGCCAAGGCCCGGGCTGCGGAATTAAGGTTTAAGGAGAACTATTCAAGGGGGGATATTGATGGAAGATAA
- a CDS encoding Lrp/AsnC family transcriptional regulator, producing the protein MNKNEPLDVYDLRILSRIIQNPEMSLKNIGKYALMASAPSISKRKKRLYESGIIKNLVPILDYELLGFKYPVIILVKAKFGTNYITELGEKLSTLPGAIWVYNISGDIDFIVYAVYRDRTEYLKVLDIMTGYDKIERTDTRQLHRIIKDTNFQTLVDAMVKHQIEYM; encoded by the coding sequence ATGAATAAAAACGAGCCCTTAGATGTATACGACCTGAGAATTTTAAGTCGTATAATCCAGAATCCGGAAATGAGCCTGAAAAATATAGGCAAATATGCATTAATGGCCTCTGCGCCTTCCATTAGTAAAAGAAAGAAAAGGTTATACGAATCAGGTATTATAAAGAATTTAGTACCTATTTTAGATTACGAATTATTGGGATTTAAATATCCCGTCATTATATTAGTCAAGGCAAAATTTGGCACAAATTATATAACTGAACTCGGAGAAAAATTATCAACACTACCGGGAGCAATATGGGTATATAATATCAGCGGAGACATTGATTTTATTGTATATGCTGTTTACAGGGATAGAACAGAATATCTAAAGGTGCTTGATATAATGACAGGGTACGATAAAATCGAGAGAACAGATACAAGGCAACTTCATAGAATTATAAAGGATACAAATTTTCAAACATTGGTTGATGCCATGGTTAAACATCAAATTGAGTACATGTAA
- a CDS encoding thiolase family protein: protein MNGNNSNVYIIDAKRTPIGKRNGALKDIHPVDLLGNLVSEVLDSNSINPENVDEFITGCVSQTGNQGGNIARNAWLSAGLPESVPGVSIDRQCGSSLQAVEFVRNGIISGDYDLAIASGVESMTRVPMLSTIEKENPITENLRRRYNLGDEWFSQAYGAELIAKKFSISRKDMDLMSYESHLRASRAKDLFRKEMIPVKYNGNTVLDYDQGVREKPDLEKMNELPPAFTNLKMVTAGNASQISDGASAGIFASESAVERYNLKPRAVIKNVAAVGVDPVTMLTGPIPVTQKVLKRTGLTMEDIDVFEVNEAFASVVLAWEKELKVDHDRVNINGGAVALGHPLGATGTRIISTILNIMENRKYKYGLIAICEGGGMANGAIIERIE from the coding sequence ATGAATGGCAATAATTCAAATGTCTATATTATAGATGCAAAAAGAACCCCAATAGGCAAAAGAAACGGTGCACTGAAGGATATCCATCCTGTTGATCTGCTTGGAAACCTGGTCAGTGAAGTTCTTGATTCCAATTCAATAAATCCTGAAAATGTAGATGAATTTATTACAGGATGTGTTAGCCAGACAGGAAATCAGGGCGGAAATATAGCAAGAAATGCGTGGTTATCTGCCGGATTGCCAGAATCGGTGCCAGGCGTTTCTATTGACAGGCAGTGTGGTTCAAGCCTGCAGGCAGTGGAATTTGTAAGAAATGGAATAATCTCTGGAGATTACGATCTTGCCATAGCCAGTGGTGTTGAATCTATGACCAGGGTTCCAATGCTCAGTACCATAGAGAAAGAGAACCCAATTACAGAAAACCTGAGGAGGAGGTATAATTTAGGGGATGAGTGGTTCAGCCAGGCATACGGGGCAGAACTCATAGCAAAAAAATTCAGCATATCAAGGAAGGATATGGATTTAATGAGTTATGAGAGCCATCTCAGGGCATCCCGGGCAAAAGATCTATTCAGGAAAGAAATGATACCTGTAAAATATAACGGTAATACCGTTCTTGATTACGATCAGGGTGTTAGGGAAAAGCCTGATCTTGAGAAGATGAATGAACTCCCTCCGGCATTTACTAATTTGAAAATGGTTACGGCAGGAAATGCCAGCCAGATATCTGATGGTGCAAGTGCGGGAATTTTTGCATCAGAAAGCGCTGTGGAAAGATATAATTTGAAGCCAAGGGCAGTGATAAAGAATGTTGCAGCAGTTGGTGTTGATCCTGTAACAATGCTCACCGGCCCAATCCCTGTCACACAGAAAGTGCTGAAGAGAACAGGCTTGACAATGGAGGATATTGATGTTTTCGAGGTCAATGAAGCCTTTGCATCCGTTGTTCTTGCATGGGAAAAGGAATTGAAGGTAGATCATGATAGGGTAAATATAAATGGAGGTGCAGTAGCCCTCGGCCACCCCCTGGGTGCAACCGGGACGAGAATAATATCAACAATACTCAATATAATGGAAAATAGAAAGTATAAATATGGATTGATAGCCATATGCGAGGGCGGTGGAATGGCCAACGGTGCAATTATAGAGAGAATAGAATAA
- a CDS encoding ATP-binding protein — protein sequence MKFIFGRELDTDEIYDRKDEINSIIKSCNIRQPLAIIGYRRMGKSSILNAAKTILEKQDMIVIKFNVEGISSIKEYSDRLLMSMMDSLSKKYKIKYYKEEIKRRINLFLGSIEQIGLKVDNFEILFKRYSDYLDHRLKTSEIIETVLDMPEKLAEDLRLRIIVMIDEFQYIRVLKEPFPDILRVMRSKFNQHKLVNYIISGSEIGILDEMLNDKNEPFYAFFRTIEIGAFSYVQSIDFLTTGLKSEGINCDREILENVYQITSGIPAWLNLAGIDLTDKCSIDSFLKDPTYRNIINRELAGLTKNETAMMKELSQNTRLSEISISNKYRVVQSLINKGLIKKYENNYVVVDSLVKYYIENNLL from the coding sequence ATGAAATTCATATTTGGTAGAGAACTTGATACAGATGAAATTTACGATCGTAAAGATGAAATAAATTCAATAATCAAATCCTGCAATATAAGGCAGCCCCTTGCTATTATAGGTTATAGAAGGATGGGAAAATCATCTATACTGAATGCTGCCAAAACGATTCTGGAAAAACAGGACATGATTGTAATAAAATTCAATGTGGAGGGAATATCCAGTATAAAAGAATATTCTGACAGGTTGTTAATGTCTATGATGGATTCACTTTCAAAAAAATATAAAATCAAATACTATAAAGAGGAAATTAAAAGAAGAATAAACCTATTTTTAGGAAGTATAGAGCAGATCGGTCTCAAAGTTGATAATTTTGAAATATTATTTAAAAGGTATAGTGATTATCTTGATCATAGACTAAAAACATCTGAAATCATTGAAACTGTATTAGATATGCCTGAAAAATTAGCTGAGGATCTCAGGCTTAGAATAATAGTAATGATCGATGAATTTCAGTACATAAGGGTCTTGAAAGAACCATTTCCAGATATACTGAGAGTAATGAGATCCAAATTTAATCAGCATAAACTCGTGAATTATATAATTTCAGGATCGGAAATCGGTATTCTTGATGAAATGCTAAATGATAAAAATGAACCTTTTTACGCATTTTTTAGGACGATAGAAATCGGTGCTTTCAGTTATGTACAGTCAATAGATTTTCTGACAACAGGATTAAAATCAGAGGGTATAAATTGCGACAGAGAAATACTGGAAAATGTGTATCAAATAACCTCAGGTATACCGGCATGGCTCAACCTCGCCGGAATAGACCTTACCGATAAATGCAGTATTGACTCATTTTTGAAAGACCCCACCTATAGAAATATTATAAATAGAGAACTAGCTGGCCTGACAAAGAATGAAACTGCAATGATGAAAGAACTATCACAAAATACACGCCTATCTGAAATTTCGATTTCAAATAAATACCGGGTTGTGCAATCGCTGATAAACAAAGGTTTGATTAAAAAATATGAAAATAACTATGTTGTTGTTGATAGCCTGGTAAAGTATTACATAGAAAATAATTTATTATAA
- a CDS encoding APC family permease, with the protein MEDKTFNNELKPRSGGLWSAVFQGMAFVGPAATAASFFVVEAAVVGPSVPLTYMIAVLGVACAMYMNYRFSQRISHAGGYYAFVEAGLGKRMGVFSGWLYLFNLLGAVSGFVMLFFAGILWPLIPVLSGYTYGWLPLIFIPFTVMFVFLYRGLKPSLYYTTIGSIIEITFLILMSLIIIIKIGPGNSILPFTTTGHSFSAIGLATVFAILGYVGLGSMITISEETHEPKKNIPKAILIAVVLSFVVYAFSSYALVVGWGINNMSSFATTSNPGFIVVEKYLGLIGMVLFILITLNSFISESIAQGNAFSRVGYAMARDRMIFPYSWSETHTKYGSPKKIIAFEMPVSLAVAIIAGILFGPFTAATILTTMNGISLYIVHIISNISLPVWGKLKLKTKITDLLLMIFIPLVASVIYIFAIYGSIIPFPGYPFDIGIYLIIPVIISGIIIALITKNRESKIVD; encoded by the coding sequence ATGGAAGATAAAACATTTAACAATGAGCTCAAGCCCAGGAGTGGCGGTTTATGGTCTGCAGTATTTCAGGGCATGGCATTTGTCGGGCCCGCAGCCACTGCAGCATCGTTCTTTGTTGTGGAAGCAGCAGTGGTTGGCCCCTCTGTTCCATTAACTTATATGATTGCTGTACTGGGTGTTGCATGTGCAATGTATATGAATTATAGATTTTCACAGCGTATCAGCCATGCTGGAGGATATTATGCATTTGTGGAGGCGGGTCTGGGTAAACGCATGGGGGTTTTCTCCGGATGGTTATACCTTTTTAACCTTCTCGGGGCAGTCAGTGGTTTCGTGATGCTATTCTTCGCAGGAATATTATGGCCCCTGATTCCAGTACTTTCCGGGTATACATATGGGTGGCTACCCCTGATATTTATCCCATTCACAGTAATGTTTGTATTTCTGTACAGAGGATTAAAACCATCCCTATACTATACTACAATAGGTTCAATCATTGAAATAACGTTCCTAATACTAATGTCCTTAATAATCATAATCAAAATTGGACCGGGAAACTCCATTCTTCCATTCACAACCACCGGACATTCATTCAGTGCTATTGGTCTGGCAACAGTCTTTGCAATTCTGGGATATGTAGGTCTCGGTTCAATGATAACAATATCGGAGGAAACCCATGAGCCTAAGAAAAATATTCCGAAAGCAATATTAATAGCTGTGGTTTTATCCTTTGTTGTTTACGCCTTTAGTTCCTATGCTCTTGTTGTGGGATGGGGAATCAATAATATGTCATCTTTTGCAACGACCAGCAATCCGGGATTTATAGTAGTCGAAAAATATCTGGGATTGATCGGGATGGTACTATTTATTTTGATTACATTAAACAGCTTTATTTCTGAATCAATAGCCCAGGGAAATGCCTTCAGCAGAGTAGGTTATGCCATGGCCAGGGACAGGATGATATTTCCATACTCCTGGTCAGAAACCCATACAAAATATGGTTCCCCAAAAAAAATTATTGCCTTTGAAATGCCAGTTTCATTAGCAGTTGCAATAATAGCAGGAATTTTATTTGGTCCATTTACAGCAGCCACAATATTAACTACTATGAACGGGATCTCTTTATATATAGTGCACATAATTTCAAACATTTCACTTCCCGTGTGGGGAAAATTAAAATTAAAAACTAAAATCACAGATCTTTTATTAATGATATTCATACCACTTGTGGCCAGTGTGATTTACATATTTGCCATATATGGTAGCATCATCCCCTTTCCGGGATATCCCTTTGATATTGGCATATACTTAATTATACCTGTAATAATTTCAGGAATAATTATCGCACTTATTACGAAAAACAGGGAATCAAAAATAGTAGATTAA
- a CDS encoding DNA adenine methylase: MLKEGSLQRENIKPLLKWAGGKRQLNEALYKRIPEHFGKYFEPFLGGASFLVNLYNHGRINNAIVSDLNTELINFYRVIKDCPDVFINAMNKIQLNNDAGTYYSNRAQFNEILGNIEFSLQRSILFLYLNKHCYNGLWRVNSSGKFNVPYGRYKTVNMLDKENLYGFSSMLQNIEIENLDFESCVKGAHKNDFVYFDPPYQPLNKTSSFTGYTYQGFNFNEQLRLFKVFQSLTASSVKVMLSNSYSEEIKELYNDFNIEVVDAKRYINSVGTGRTGAKELIITNY; encoded by the coding sequence ATGCTTAAAGAGGGCTCGCTGCAACGTGAAAATATAAAACCACTGTTAAAATGGGCAGGTGGAAAAAGGCAGTTAAATGAGGCATTATATAAGAGAATTCCAGAGCATTTCGGAAAATATTTTGAACCATTTTTGGGCGGTGCGTCCTTCCTTGTTAATCTGTATAACCATGGACGTATAAATAATGCTATAGTTTCTGATTTAAATACAGAATTAATAAATTTTTACAGGGTAATAAAGGATTGTCCGGACGTATTTATTAATGCTATGAATAAGATTCAACTGAATAATGATGCTGGTACCTATTACTCAAATAGGGCACAATTCAATGAAATTTTAGGGAATATAGAATTTTCCCTGCAGAGGTCAATTTTATTTTTATATTTAAACAAGCACTGCTATAATGGACTCTGGAGAGTAAATTCTTCAGGGAAATTTAATGTGCCATATGGAAGATATAAAACTGTAAATATGCTTGACAAAGAAAACTTATATGGCTTCAGTTCAATGCTTCAAAATATAGAAATTGAAAATTTAGATTTTGAAAGCTGTGTTAAAGGTGCACATAAAAATGATTTTGTTTATTTCGACCCGCCTTATCAACCCTTAAACAAAACATCGTCGTTTACTGGCTATACTTACCAGGGTTTTAATTTTAACGAACAGTTACGCTTATTTAAGGTATTCCAGAGTCTTACGGCTTCCAGCGTAAAGGTTATGTTAAGTAATTCATATTCAGAGGAAATAAAAGAACTTTATAATGATTTCAATATAGAAGTAGTTGATGCGAAAAGATATATAAATTCTGTGGGAACTGGCAGAACTGGTGCAAAAGAATTAATAATTACCAATTATTAG
- a CDS encoding DNA methyltransferase, with the protein MELQAMHKITQSDYYNFLELNKEIIIEDQHITIGGKYIITQLQPDNFELEIENIWSFPERGKWATHYLNAKYRGNYAPQVPRNIILRYSMENDTILDPFIGSGTTLIESKLLKRHGIGIDINKGSTMITMDRLNFNSGEDSFPEQEVYTGDARNLNKIPDDSIDLVVTHPPYANIIAYSKNDKIEGDLSRITDINEYYKQMRTVAAEIFRVVKGGKYCAILFGDSRKYKHQIPLSFRLMDIFLEQGFILKEDVIKFQHNTKTRQYWKKASVEKNFLLLAYEHLFIFRKPEGKATGIYKYSMKA; encoded by the coding sequence ATGGAATTGCAGGCCATGCATAAAATCACACAGAGTGATTATTATAATTTTTTGGAATTAAATAAAGAAATTATAATAGAGGACCAACATATTACAATAGGTGGAAAATACATTATCACACAACTCCAGCCCGACAATTTTGAACTGGAGATTGAAAATATCTGGAGTTTTCCAGAACGGGGAAAATGGGCTACACATTATTTGAATGCAAAATACCGTGGAAATTATGCACCGCAGGTTCCACGAAATATAATACTTAGATATTCTATGGAAAATGATACAATTCTTGATCCTTTTATAGGTTCTGGCACAACTCTGATAGAATCAAAACTCCTCAAAAGACATGGAATCGGAATTGATATAAATAAAGGTTCGACTATGATAACAATGGACCGGCTCAATTTTAACTCTGGGGAGGATTCCTTTCCAGAACAGGAAGTTTATACCGGCGATGCCAGAAACCTTAACAAAATTCCTGATGACTCTATAGACCTTGTAGTTACACATCCCCCATATGCAAATATTATAGCATATTCAAAAAATGATAAGATAGAGGGAGACCTATCCAGAATTACTGATATAAATGAATATTACAAACAGATGAGGACTGTAGCTGCTGAAATATTCCGGGTTGTAAAGGGCGGGAAATACTGTGCCATACTTTTCGGGGATTCCAGGAAATATAAACACCAGATTCCCCTGTCTTTCAGACTTATGGACATTTTTTTAGAACAGGGTTTCATTCTGAAAGAAGATGTTATAAAGTTCCAGCATAATACAAAAACCAGGCAGTACTGGAAAAAAGCATCTGTAGAAAAGAATTTCCTGCTTCTTGCCTATGAACATTTATTCATATTCAGAAAGCCAGAGGGCAAAGCAACCGGCATTTACAAATACAGCATGAAAGCCTAA